The genomic window GGTATTTCTATTTACCCTGAAGATGGCATGGATTCAGCTGAACTTCTAAGAAATAGCGATATTGCAATGTACTGTGCGAAACAAAATGGTCGAAATATCTATCAATATTTTGAACCATCAATGACTGAAGCAGCAGCTAAACGACTTGCTCTTGAAGCAAATTTAAAACAAGCCGTAAAACAGAAGCAATTTATCAATCATTACCAACCCATTGTTGATGCACATTATGGCAAAGCGGTTGGCGTAGAAATGTTAATGCGCTGGCCTACCGACAAAGGCATGATTTCTCCCATGGAGTTTATTCCTTTAGCCGAAGATTTAAATCTTATTATTTCGATGACAGAAGTAGCGTTAAAGACAGCATTACAAGACTTAATAGTATGGCGTAGCTTTCGAACTGATTTTTATTTATCCATTAATATTTCTGCTAGTCATTTTAGTAAAGGAGAACTTGTCACTTTTATTACGACAATATTAAATGAGTTTGATTTACCTACCTCCGCAATAAAACTAGAAGTTACTGAATCTGCATTTATCTCTGAACCTGAAAAAGCGATTGAGAAAATGAATCAGCTAAAAGCTATAGGTATCAAGTTATCGCTTGATGATTTTGGCACAGGTTATTCGTCTCTATCTTACTTAAGATTACTCCCGTTAGATGTTATAAAAATTGACAGAAGCTTTATCTCTAACATTGGTGAAAACAACGCAGACGAAGCGATAATAGAGGCGACGATAAGCCTTGCACAAAAATTAGGCATGAGTTGTGTTGCTGAGGGTGCTGAAACTAAAGAACAAATTGACTTCCTAGTTTCTAGAAATTGTCATTACATTCAAGGATATTTTTACAGTAAGCCCTTATCCAGTGAACAAATTATTTCATTGTTAGAAATGAATAAACCTGAGTATATATCACCTAGATAATTTTTTTAAACGTGATCTCTTGCGTTTAATGGCACCCTAAGTGCAATGGATGTAAGTTGTATCAAAATGGCTTTAATAGAAGTCAATTTAGTTTAATTTCACAAGCTAAATTTTTAATAAAATGGGTTTTAAGGAGTACTTCTTGAGAGCAATAACTTTCCATTTTTGTTTACCAAAAAGTGCTTTTTTTCGACAAAACCTAGATGAGATAAAGATATTCCAAACAAAAAGGTAAGCTAAAGTTGATTTGCTGTATACGTATAAATTTAGGTCGTCATTGATGAAAAAATTAATTATTCTAAGTTGTATTTTTATGCTCAGCTTAACTTCGCATGCTAAAGAAGTAATCAGTATAGTTCGTGGCGATGGTAACTATTTTCCTTTTGAGTATCAGGAAAATGGCAAGCTGACAGGAATACATATTGATTTAATTCAAGCGGTAGCCGATGAGTTAGGAGTAAAGGTAAAGTTCGAAAGCCTTCCCTGGAGTAGAGCATTATTCGACTTTAAATTGGGTAAGTACGATGCGATGTCACATGTTTCCAATACTGAAGAAAGAGAAACATTTGCATACTTCTTAGAAGGTAACATTATCTCCAGTTTTAAAACGTTCCCTATTGTGCTGTCACGTCGAAAAAAAGAAATAGCATTTGATGGAAATATCGCTAGCTTAACCGGCTATACGATCGCTGTTGGTCAAAATTATAAATATGGTGAACCTTTTGATACAGCGAACTTTTTATCAAAATATCAAATACCAACACCTAGCCAGGCAGTTTTGACCAAGTTACTGAATTTAGAGCGGGTAGACGTTATTGTCGGTTCAAGAGAAAACCTTTTTCAGGTGTATTCCGAGCAGGAGATAAATGAACTTTACCATATTTTTGAACAACCAGTAGGAGAAGACAATAGTTACTTGGTGTTTTCAAAAGTTCGAAATAAATTAGTTATGGCGAAAAAATTTGCCATGGCTATCAATAAGTATAGGTCAAGCCAAGCATATCAGGCGTTATTAAAAAAGTATAAAAACAAAGAGAATAGTTAAAATCAATCATCAGTACCTAATGTATTTACTGATAACAAAAAGTTTGCTTAGCTATCCGTAATCATGCCCAAACCTAAGAAGAAGTGACTGCTTAACCTCATTTCAGATATTGAAAAATTGGTAAAAGCGATTGCAGATGGAAATATAATAATATTAAAAATTAATTTTAATACTATGCTTACTTATAGAAACTTAGATGCTGTTAAAAGGTAGACGGTAAGATTTATGTTAAATGAAGACTATAATATATTTGAATCTGTTATTTATATTACCGAAGAAAGAGATAAACGAGCTCTTGAAAAAGCATTAATAGACACTATTTCTGAATTTATAGATTTTAATGATCTTGTACTTTTACGATTACCACGAAATTCTAATCGTGAATATTTAGAAGTCGCAGTATCTATTCCAGAGTCTACTGTTGATAAAAACTTGATATTAATTCCACATGAATATGGAGATCAACGTGTACTATATGATGATGAGATAGCTTTATGCATTGGCAGTAGTAAAATTATTTCAAGCAAAGAAAATACGCCTTTACGTACATTATTTCCTATTATTGTAAATAATGTTGTGTCTGGTGTTATGGATATGTATGGCTATCAGCAAACGCCTGTTACATTAAAGATCATCAGTGGATTTATTCGTATTTATAGCAATTTTCAAGCTATTATTGATGATAATGAGCATGACACTTTGACGGGACTTCTTAACCGTAAAACATTTGATGCTCAGCTTTCAGATTTACTTTCAATTTCATCATCATCTTCAAAAATTTTCCCCGTACAACTTAGAGTAAAAGAAAATCGCTTAACAGAAGCGAACTCGAATCATTGGATTGGCATTTTAGATATCGATTTTTTCAAAAGCATTAATGACAAATTTGGGCATGTGTATGGTGATGAAGTTTTATTATTATTTGCAGAGTTAATGAAAAAAACATTTAGAAATAATGATTTATTATTTCGATATGGTGGAGAAGAATTTGTTGTTGTTTTAACATCAGTTTCTGATTCAGAAGCTTTGAAAATTTTTGAGCGTTTCAGGCATAAATTAGAAGCATTTAATTTCCCACAAGTAGGAAGAGTAACAGCTAGTGCAGGAATTTTAAAAATTGATTTGCAAGAGCATCTTACCACAATAATTGAACGTGCTGATAAAGCACTTTATTATTCAAAGGAGAATGGCCGAAATCAAGTACGAGATTACAATGAATTAATAAAAAAAGGCTTATTAAAAATACAGTCCTTTGAAGGTGATATTGAGTTGTTTTAAATATTATTTAGTTTGTAGCCATCAAGCATAGGGTTGTTCATGATCGACATTACTTTCTCTAATGTCTGCCTTATCGCTGCTACTTTGATTTAAAGTCCCGTTACTACAATAGCAGCTAATCGAGCTATTTACTCTGATGAATTCACGCCTTAATAGGTATTCAAAGCGGTAAAATGACTATTATAAGTTAATCTCATTTGCCTAGAATACCGAGAACCTTCACAGAAACACTCTTGTCATAAAACCGCAGTCAAACTGCAACACAATTGTAACAATGATCGGTGAAAATCCGCTGTAATTATCAAAGATTACCCCTCAAGGATTGACTATGCGAGTATCAAGTTTTTCACGACTGTCTGTTATTGCCATCAGTATTTTTGCCATTATATTCGTTGCAACCATGTATCATGTTGGAACTTCTCTTACATCAAGTCGAGGCCAGTACGCTGAATACCATGCATTAAAAACGTTAACCACCGTTAAATTTTATCGCACCATTGCAACCTATCTACAAACCGGTGATGCCAGCCTGCTTAACACCGCTCAAGAGCAACTCAACGAAATAATTACACGCTCAACGAGCTTAGATATTGGTAACTTAAGCCATAACATTACTGAAGAAGCGGGCAAACTCAATAAAAATATTGAAACAAAGTATCGTGCCATGGGTAAGTTAAGTGGTAACCCACTCGCTTTGCTTCGTAACAGTGAACAGGGCATGGTCGCCATTACTCACTCGCTTATAGAATATGCCTCTAAAAGTGAGGCGCTAGACGAACAGCAGCGCATAAATTATTTAGTAACAGTGAGCAATGTTGCTCGCGCATTAAACCATTTAATCAACACACGTGAAAAGTTGTTTCTTAGCCAAAACATTAGCAACACAGGCTTTAAAAATGCGTTACAAGAATTAGCACAACTGCATCAGCAATTAACAAATTATCCTTTATTAGCTATTTTCCTTGAAAGCGACAGTAATAGTGATGAAGACGACTTTTTTTCCAATGACGATGATAAAGAAGACATCAGTGAAGAAGCGATTTATGAACTCAATTCACTCATTAATCGTTATCAAAATGAGTTTGAAAACACCCTAAATTCACAGAATCAGCGCACCGCTGGTTTAGCATTGCTCAAGCAAAATGTTACCGCGTTGGAAGATATTATTCTTATCGCCGAAACAGAAATATTAAAAAAACAACAAGTGTTAAATCAGCAACTTTATCGAGTAGTTATTGGTTTGTTGTCCTTTTTAATCTGTTTTTTAGTCGCCAATTACTGGTTGCAACGCAGTGTAATTTTGAATCCATTACGTAAATTAAGAAACGGTTTTGTTCAACTTGTTGAACAAGGAAAGGTTGATAACATTACTGATATTCCAGCAAAAACTGAATTGGGCGAAATATCTTCGAGCTTTAATAAAATGGTGAATAAACTTGCACAGGATGACAAAGCAAAAGCACAACAACTTGATTTGGTCGCTAAAGCATTAACAACGATGGAGAGCCAAGTTAAAAATATTTATCAATCATCAAAGAGTACCAGCACGCATGTGCAAGGTGCTCGCGAAATTATGAATGCATTAGGTCAAGCGACTGAAACGGTAAATGCGTTGTCCGAGCAGGTAGTAAACAACGCACAAGCGACTCAACAGGCAATGGAAACCAGTCAAAGCCGAGTTGCACAAGTGCTCGCCGCAAGCGATTCAACCAGTATCGCGGCGCAACAAAGTAAAAGCGCAATAACCTCACTCTTTCAATCTGTTGATAGTGTGACCTCTATTGTTGACGTTATTAGTGCCATTGCCGACCAAACTAATCTACTGGCTTTAAACGCGGCAATTGAAGCCGCAAGAGCGGGTGAACACGGTAGAGGTTTTTCTGTCGTTGCCGATGAAGTCAGGCAACTAGCTGGTAAAACTCAAGATTCACTTAAACAGATATCACAACGCTTAG from Colwellia sp. PAMC 20917 includes these protein-coding regions:
- a CDS encoding GGDEF domain-containing protein is translated as MLNEDYNIFESVIYITEERDKRALEKALIDTISEFIDFNDLVLLRLPRNSNREYLEVAVSIPESTVDKNLILIPHEYGDQRVLYDDEIALCIGSSKIISSKENTPLRTLFPIIVNNVVSGVMDMYGYQQTPVTLKIISGFIRIYSNFQAIIDDNEHDTLTGLLNRKTFDAQLSDLLSISSSSSKIFPVQLRVKENRLTEANSNHWIGILDIDFFKSINDKFGHVYGDEVLLLFAELMKKTFRNNDLLFRYGGEEFVVVLTSVSDSEALKIFERFRHKLEAFNFPQVGRVTASAGILKIDLQEHLTTIIERADKALYYSKENGRNQVRDYNELIKKGLLKIQSFEGDIELF
- a CDS encoding methyl-accepting chemotaxis protein translates to MRVSSFSRLSVIAISIFAIIFVATMYHVGTSLTSSRGQYAEYHALKTLTTVKFYRTIATYLQTGDASLLNTAQEQLNEIITRSTSLDIGNLSHNITEEAGKLNKNIETKYRAMGKLSGNPLALLRNSEQGMVAITHSLIEYASKSEALDEQQRINYLVTVSNVARALNHLINTREKLFLSQNISNTGFKNALQELAQLHQQLTNYPLLAIFLESDSNSDEDDFFSNDDDKEDISEEAIYELNSLINRYQNEFENTLNSQNQRTAGLALLKQNVTALEDIILIAETEILKKQQVLNQQLYRVVIGLLSFLICFLVANYWLQRSVILNPLRKLRNGFVQLVEQGKVDNITDIPAKTELGEISSSFNKMVNKLAQDDKAKAQQLDLVAKALTTMESQVKNIYQSSKSTSTHVQGAREIMNALGQATETVNALSEQVVNNAQATQQAMETSQSRVAQVLAASDSTSIAAQQSKSAITSLFQSVDSVTSIVDVISAIADQTNLLALNAAIEAARAGEHGRGFSVVADEVRQLAGKTQDSLKQISQRLDQLQSASNSIEKTIIDIETASLNQKTIADQLQETALEVTGQAKLSATVAQDSLTQITLQREHFIAFEQAMSNVDEEVSNSQKLANIISIDVNNHVSDIGLTLDKSA
- a CDS encoding substrate-binding periplasmic protein: MKKLIILSCIFMLSLTSHAKEVISIVRGDGNYFPFEYQENGKLTGIHIDLIQAVADELGVKVKFESLPWSRALFDFKLGKYDAMSHVSNTEERETFAYFLEGNIISSFKTFPIVLSRRKKEIAFDGNIASLTGYTIAVGQNYKYGEPFDTANFLSKYQIPTPSQAVLTKLLNLERVDVIVGSRENLFQVYSEQEINELYHIFEQPVGEDNSYLVFSKVRNKLVMAKKFAMAINKYRSSQAYQALLKKYKNKENS